In Pseudomonas fluorescens NCIMB 11764, a single window of DNA contains:
- a CDS encoding MFS transporter, with product MSAQPLPPQSSMAITLQIVSIVFYTFIAFLCIGLPIAVLPGYVHEQLGFSAVVAGLTIGSQYLATLLSRPMAGRMSDNIGTKRAIVYGLSGIVLSGVLTLVSTLLQSFPLTSLLILIAGRLLLGIAQGLIGVGTISWCMGQVGAEHTARSISWNGIASYGAIAIGAPLGVVMVTEYGFASLGIALSLLAALALVLIRNKPSVPVVRGERLPFWAVFGRIAPFGASLSLASIGYGTLTTFITLYYLSRGWTGAAYCLTVFGICFILARLLFISAISRFGGFTSAIACMSIETAGLVLLWLAPSTGFALVGAGLAGFGLSLVYPALGVEAIKQVPNSSRGAGLSAYAVFFDLALAIAGPVMGAVALNLGYSWIFFSAALLSITGLGLTLLLKRRAMA from the coding sequence ATGTCTGCGCAGCCACTGCCACCGCAAAGCTCCATGGCGATCACCCTGCAGATCGTCTCCATCGTTTTCTATACCTTTATTGCCTTCCTCTGCATCGGCCTGCCGATTGCGGTGTTGCCGGGTTATGTCCATGAGCAGCTCGGTTTCAGTGCGGTCGTGGCCGGGCTGACCATCGGCTCCCAATACCTCGCCACCCTGCTCAGCCGCCCGATGGCCGGGCGCATGTCGGACAACATCGGCACCAAGCGAGCGATTGTTTACGGGTTGTCGGGGATTGTGTTGAGCGGCGTGTTGACGTTGGTGTCGACGCTGTTGCAAAGCTTTCCGCTGACGAGTCTGTTGATCCTGATCGCAGGCCGCTTGTTGTTGGGTATCGCACAGGGCTTGATCGGCGTCGGCACCATCAGTTGGTGCATGGGCCAAGTGGGCGCTGAACACACCGCACGCTCGATTTCCTGGAACGGCATCGCGTCCTACGGCGCCATCGCCATTGGCGCGCCGCTGGGCGTGGTGATGGTCACGGAATATGGTTTTGCCAGCCTGGGGATCGCGTTGTCCTTGCTGGCAGCGTTGGCGCTGGTGCTCATCCGCAACAAACCGTCGGTGCCGGTGGTACGCGGTGAACGCCTGCCGTTCTGGGCGGTGTTCGGGCGCATTGCGCCCTTCGGCGCGAGCCTGAGCCTGGCGTCTATCGGTTACGGCACCTTGACCACCTTCATTACCCTGTACTACCTCAGCCGTGGCTGGACCGGCGCCGCCTACTGTCTGACGGTGTTCGGGATCTGCTTCATCCTGGCGCGGTTGCTGTTTATTTCGGCCATCAGCCGCTTCGGTGGATTCACCTCGGCGATTGCCTGCATGAGCATTGAAACGGCGGGCCTGGTACTGCTGTGGCTCGCGCCTTCGACCGGTTTTGCCCTGGTCGGTGCCGGCCTGGCCGGGTTCGGTTTGTCGCTGGTGTATCCGGCGCTCGGGGTAGAGGCGATCAAACAGGTGCCCAATTCCAGTCGCGGTGCGGGGTTGAGTGCTTACGCGGTGTTTTTCGACCTGGCGTTGGCGATTGCCGGACCGGTGATGGGCGCGGTGGCGTTGAATCTGGGGTATTCGTGGATTTTCTTCAGTGCGGCGTTGCTGTCG